One window of the Paraburkholderia sp. PGU19 genome contains the following:
- the xdhB gene encoding xanthine dehydrogenase molybdopterin binding subunit: MNKQTEAFVHHASLAAHDAQAAIGVPLPHESATLHVSGEATYTDDIPELAQTLHAALGLSRHAHARIVSLDLDAVRAAPGVVTVLTVDDIPGENNCGPVLHDDPILADGEVLYLGQPVFIVVAQSHELARRAASLAKSDDVVRYEPLEAVLTAAEAKAKKQYVLPPLHLKRGAPAEKIAQAPHRMTGTFEVGGQEQFYLEGQVAYAVPKEMDGMLVYSSTQHPSEMQHVVAHMFGWPTHSVMCECRRMGGGFGGKESQSALFACAAALAAHRLRRPVKLRADRDDDFMITGKRHDAIYEYEAGFDDDGRILGARVEIALRAGFSADLSGAVATRAVCHFDNAYYLSDVDIVALPCKTNTQSNTAFRGFGGPQGALVMEVMMDGIARELKRDPLDVRRANFYGIEDRNVTPYGQTVEDNVIAPLTDELIESSDYTARRAAIAAFNASSPVLKRGIAYTPVKFGISFNVPFLNQAGALVHVYKDGSALVNHGGTEMGQGLNTKVAQVVANAFGLPLSRVRVTATDTSKVANTSATAASTGSDLNGKAAEAAAHAIRERLAVLAAKELGGEAKDVTFENGEVHANGAAMPFAQLVGAAYLARIQLWSDGFYATPKVHWDAKTLTGHPFYYFAYGAAVSEVVIDTLTGEWKLVRADALHDAGQSINPAIDLGQVEGAFIQGMGWLTTEELWWNRDGRLMTHAPSTYKIPAVSDTPAAFNVKLYHNPNAEPTVFRSKAVGEPPLLLPFSVFLAIRDAVAATAPDAPHAPPLRAPATPEAILDAIDALNASAPVATIAATASPTSQEPAGAGTTA, translated from the coding sequence ATGAACAAGCAGACGGAAGCCTTCGTTCATCACGCATCGCTTGCCGCACACGATGCGCAAGCCGCCATCGGCGTGCCGCTGCCGCACGAATCGGCGACGTTGCACGTGAGTGGCGAAGCCACCTACACCGACGACATCCCCGAGCTTGCGCAGACGCTGCACGCGGCGCTCGGTTTGTCGCGGCATGCGCATGCGCGCATCGTGTCGCTCGATCTCGATGCCGTGCGCGCGGCGCCCGGTGTCGTCACCGTGCTGACCGTCGACGACATCCCCGGTGAAAACAACTGCGGCCCCGTGCTGCACGACGACCCGATTCTCGCCGACGGCGAAGTGCTGTATCTCGGCCAGCCCGTCTTCATCGTCGTTGCGCAAAGCCATGAGCTCGCGCGACGCGCGGCGTCGCTCGCGAAGAGCGACGACGTCGTGCGCTACGAGCCGCTCGAAGCCGTGCTCACTGCCGCCGAAGCGAAAGCGAAGAAGCAGTACGTGCTGCCGCCGCTGCATCTGAAGCGCGGCGCGCCCGCGGAGAAGATCGCGCAAGCGCCGCATCGGATGACAGGCACGTTCGAAGTCGGCGGCCAGGAGCAGTTCTATCTGGAAGGCCAGGTCGCGTATGCCGTGCCAAAGGAAATGGACGGCATGCTCGTCTATAGCTCGACGCAGCATCCGAGCGAGATGCAGCACGTCGTCGCGCATATGTTCGGCTGGCCGACGCATAGCGTGATGTGCGAATGCCGGCGCATGGGCGGCGGCTTCGGCGGCAAGGAATCGCAGTCGGCGCTGTTTGCGTGCGCGGCTGCGCTGGCCGCGCACCGGTTGCGTCGCCCCGTGAAGCTGCGCGCCGATCGCGACGACGACTTCATGATTACGGGCAAGCGTCACGACGCGATCTACGAATACGAAGCCGGCTTCGACGACGACGGCCGCATTCTCGGCGCGCGCGTCGAGATCGCGTTGCGGGCGGGGTTTTCGGCGGATCTGTCGGGCGCCGTCGCGACGCGCGCCGTGTGCCACTTCGACAACGCGTATTACCTGTCGGACGTCGATATCGTCGCGCTGCCTTGCAAAACGAACACGCAGTCGAACACCGCGTTTCGCGGCTTCGGCGGCCCGCAGGGTGCGCTCGTGATGGAAGTGATGATGGACGGCATCGCGCGCGAGTTGAAGCGCGATCCACTCGACGTGCGCCGCGCGAACTTCTATGGCATCGAAGATCGCAACGTCACGCCGTACGGCCAGACCGTCGAAGACAACGTGATTGCGCCGCTGACGGATGAACTGATCGAATCGAGCGACTACACGGCGCGGCGCGCAGCGATTGCCGCGTTCAACGCGTCGAGCCCCGTGCTCAAGCGCGGCATCGCGTATACGCCTGTGAAGTTCGGCATCTCGTTCAACGTGCCGTTCCTGAATCAGGCGGGCGCGCTCGTGCATGTCTACAAGGACGGCTCAGCGCTCGTGAATCACGGTGGCACCGAGATGGGCCAGGGGCTGAATACGAAAGTCGCGCAGGTGGTCGCGAACGCATTCGGCCTGCCGCTCTCCCGCGTGCGCGTGACGGCCACGGATACATCAAAAGTGGCGAACACATCGGCGACGGCGGCATCGACGGGCAGCGACCTGAACGGCAAGGCCGCCGAAGCGGCCGCGCACGCCATCCGTGAACGCCTCGCGGTGCTGGCCGCAAAAGAACTCGGCGGCGAAGCGAAAGACGTGACCTTCGAAAACGGCGAAGTACACGCGAACGGCGCTGCGATGCCGTTTGCGCAACTGGTCGGCGCGGCGTATCTCGCGCGCATCCAGTTGTGGTCCGACGGCTTCTATGCGACGCCGAAAGTGCATTGGGACGCAAAGACGCTGACGGGCCATCCGTTCTACTACTTCGCGTATGGCGCGGCCGTATCCGAAGTCGTGATCGATACGTTGACGGGCGAATGGAAACTCGTGCGCGCCGACGCGCTGCACGACGCCGGCCAGTCGATCAATCCCGCCATCGATCTCGGCCAGGTGGAAGGCGCGTTCATCCAGGGCATGGGCTGGCTCACGACGGAAGAACTCTGGTGGAACCGCGACGGCCGGTTGATGACGCACGCGCCGTCGACGTACAAGATCCCCGCCGTCAGCGATACGCCCGCCGCGTTCAACGTGAAGCTGTACCACAACCCGAATGCGGAGCCGACCGTGTTCCGCTCGAAGGCCGTCGGTGAGCCGCCGCTTTTGCTGCCGTTCTCGGTGTTCCTCGCGATCCGCGATGCCGTCGCGGCCACCGCGCCCGATGCACCACACGCGCCACCGCTGCGCGCGCCCGCGACACCCGAAGCGATACTCGATGCGATCGACGCGCTGAACGCAAGCGCGCCTGTTGCAACGATCGCCGCAACGGCCAGTCCAACTTCGCAGGAACCTGCGGGCGCGGGCACGACCGCATAA
- the xdhA gene encoding xanthine dehydrogenase small subunit yields the protein MTTQTIRFYHQGTVREISGAPASRTVLQHLREDLHCTGTKEGCAEGDCGACTVVVGELDSLGQLMLKAVNACIQFLPTLDGKALFTVEDLRTASGALHPVQEALVDCHGSQCGFCTPGFAMSMWALYENQPAGAGLPTRDEINTALSGNLCRCTGYRPIVEASQRMFDEQQYPRVALDRAAVVKALQSIQRNGTFEYRAPDTRGTDYGTPAFFAPVTLDAFAALRAQHPHARLLAGSTDVGLWVTKQFRDLGDILYIGNVTELKTIERDAQTLTIGAAVSLEDAYAALTADYPELAELWTRFASLPIRNAGTLGGNVANGSPIGDSMPALIALNALVVLQRERRTRTLPLDAFYVGYQKTALEPGEFVAAIRVPRPAPDLRFRTYKVAKRYDQDISAVCGAFALRIADGVIVDARIAFGGVAATPKRAQHAEAALKGAPWDAATTQRAMNALAADYQPLTDMRATSAYRLKVARNLLWRFHLETRDSNPLALCDVNAFAFDAAAMQTASAQEQRP from the coding sequence GTGACAACGCAAACCATCCGCTTCTATCACCAGGGGACCGTCCGCGAGATCAGCGGCGCGCCCGCCTCGCGCACCGTGCTCCAGCACCTGCGTGAAGACCTGCACTGCACGGGCACCAAGGAAGGTTGCGCGGAAGGCGATTGCGGCGCTTGCACGGTCGTCGTCGGCGAACTGGACTCGCTCGGGCAACTGATGCTCAAAGCCGTCAACGCGTGCATCCAGTTCCTGCCGACCCTCGACGGCAAGGCGCTCTTCACGGTCGAAGACCTGCGCACCGCGAGCGGCGCGCTGCACCCGGTCCAGGAAGCGCTGGTCGACTGCCACGGCTCGCAATGCGGGTTCTGCACGCCGGGCTTCGCGATGTCGATGTGGGCGCTGTACGAGAACCAGCCCGCCGGCGCCGGCCTGCCGACACGCGACGAAATCAACACCGCCCTCTCCGGCAATCTGTGCCGCTGCACCGGCTATCGGCCGATCGTCGAAGCGTCGCAGAGAATGTTCGACGAGCAGCAGTATCCGCGCGTCGCGCTGGACCGCGCCGCCGTCGTCAAGGCGCTGCAATCGATCCAGCGCAACGGCACCTTCGAATACCGCGCGCCCGACACGCGCGGCACCGACTACGGCACGCCAGCTTTCTTCGCCCCCGTCACGCTCGACGCATTCGCCGCGCTGCGCGCGCAGCATCCGCATGCGCGACTGCTGGCAGGCAGCACCGACGTCGGCCTGTGGGTCACGAAACAGTTCCGCGATCTCGGCGACATCCTGTATATCGGCAACGTCACCGAACTGAAGACGATTGAACGCGATGCGCAGACGCTGACGATCGGCGCGGCTGTATCGCTGGAAGATGCGTATGCCGCGCTCACCGCCGACTATCCGGAACTCGCCGAATTGTGGACGCGCTTCGCGTCGCTCCCGATCCGCAATGCGGGCACGCTCGGCGGCAACGTCGCGAACGGTTCGCCCATCGGCGATTCGATGCCGGCGCTGATCGCGCTGAACGCGCTCGTCGTGCTGCAGCGCGAGCGCAGGACGCGCACGCTGCCGCTCGACGCGTTCTACGTCGGCTACCAGAAGACGGCGCTCGAACCCGGCGAGTTCGTCGCGGCGATCCGCGTGCCGCGTCCCGCGCCGGATCTGCGCTTTCGCACGTACAAGGTCGCGAAGCGCTACGACCAGGACATCTCGGCCGTATGCGGCGCGTTTGCGCTGCGCATCGCGGATGGCGTGATCGTCGATGCGCGCATTGCGTTCGGCGGCGTAGCCGCGACGCCGAAGCGCGCGCAGCACGCCGAAGCCGCGCTCAAAGGCGCGCCTTGGGACGCCGCCACCACCCAGCGCGCGATGAACGCGCTTGCCGCCGACTATCAGCCGCTCACCGATATGCGCGCAACGAGCGCCTATCGACTGAAAGTCGCGCGCAATCTGCTGTGGCGCTTCCATCTGGAAACACGCGACTCTAATCCGCTCGCGCTGTGCGACGTCAACGCGTTCGCATTCGATGCAGCCGCGATGCAAACCGCGAGCGCGCAGGAGCAGAGGCCATGA
- a CDS encoding IS66 family transposase, with amino-acid sequence MTKMPDLKDLTPEQKDALIVDLVRRLNELEAKLEKDSRNSSKPPSSDGPRRKPKSLRGTSGARPGAQPGHKGKTLKRVAQPDHIEIHPVALVCDACGQRIAAARVAVLPEGRQVIDLPPTRFEVTEHRVQIAQCRCGKHHSGAFPKGVSQAVQYGPQIRAAAVYLTQYQQLPVARTAQALKDLFGLHVVTGTVQHSIDQAAQLLVPAVEQIRQALRGQPVVHFDESCMRVGRESRWLHVASTHALSWYGAHRKRGSEALDSFGILPGFRGVAVHDGWRPYAGYECEHALCNAHHLRELVFVLESTQQRWAQQMIDLLCQAKREVDLSQAAGNTALSQARQRYYTRRSRALIAQARKLNPQQARESGRRERRGRIRQSFTCNLLTRLHKYADEVWRFIADHRVPFDNNQAERDIRMPKLKQKISGCFRSESGMEAFCTIRSYLATLRKQSRSLIDALALAFTGVVVSPLVTAE; translated from the coding sequence ATGACGAAGATGCCCGACCTCAAGGACCTGACACCGGAGCAGAAGGACGCACTCATCGTTGATCTGGTGAGGCGTCTGAACGAGCTCGAGGCAAAGCTTGAGAAGGACAGTCGTAACTCCAGCAAGCCGCCGTCAAGCGATGGTCCAAGGCGCAAGCCGAAGTCATTGCGCGGCACGAGCGGGGCCAGGCCTGGCGCGCAACCGGGGCACAAGGGCAAGACGCTCAAACGCGTCGCGCAACCCGATCACATCGAGATTCACCCGGTGGCGCTGGTGTGCGATGCATGTGGCCAACGCATCGCAGCAGCCCGCGTGGCCGTGTTGCCCGAAGGCCGTCAGGTGATCGATTTGCCACCCACGCGCTTTGAGGTGACCGAGCATCGCGTGCAGATCGCGCAGTGCCGCTGCGGCAAGCATCACTCGGGCGCATTTCCCAAGGGCGTGAGCCAGGCGGTTCAGTACGGCCCCCAGATTCGCGCCGCAGCCGTCTATCTGACGCAATACCAGCAGTTGCCGGTTGCGCGCACCGCCCAGGCGCTGAAGGACCTGTTTGGTCTGCATGTGGTTACGGGAACCGTCCAGCACAGCATTGATCAGGCCGCGCAGTTACTGGTGCCAGCCGTTGAGCAGATCCGGCAGGCGCTACGCGGGCAACCCGTGGTGCATTTCGATGAGAGCTGCATGCGCGTGGGGCGCGAGTCCCGCTGGCTGCATGTCGCCTCGACGCACGCGTTGAGCTGGTATGGCGCGCACCGCAAGCGCGGCAGCGAGGCGCTGGACAGCTTCGGCATTCTTCCCGGCTTTAGGGGAGTCGCGGTCCATGACGGCTGGCGGCCGTATGCCGGCTATGAGTGTGAGCATGCGCTGTGCAATGCTCATCATCTGCGCGAACTGGTGTTTGTCCTGGAGTCCACGCAGCAACGCTGGGCCCAGCAGATGATTGACCTGCTTTGTCAGGCAAAGCGCGAGGTCGACCTCAGTCAGGCTGCAGGAAACACCGCGCTGAGTCAGGCGCGCCAACGCTATTACACACGGCGCAGCCGCGCCCTGATCGCCCAGGCACGCAAGCTCAATCCGCAGCAGGCACGTGAGTCCGGGCGCCGGGAACGCCGCGGCAGGATCAGGCAAAGCTTTACCTGCAACCTGCTCACACGGCTTCACAAGTATGCCGATGAGGTGTGGCGTTTCATTGCCGATCACCGCGTACCGTTCGACAACAACCAGGCCGAACGCGATATCCGCATGCCCAAACTCAAACAGAAGATCTCCGGGTGCTTCCGCTCGGAATCGGGTATGGAGGCGTTCTGCACGATCCGCTCCTACCTTGCCACCTTACGCAAGCAGAGCCGTTCGCTGATCGACGCGCTCGCCCTGGCCTTTACAGGAGTCGTCGTTTCGCCTCTGGTTACCGCTGAATAG
- a CDS encoding disulfide bond formation protein B, with the protein MIIDNVTLRRERSLLVLLGLVCLALVGGALYLQFVEHEDPCPLCIIQRYFYLLIAIFAFLGARFRGWTGVRLLEVLAVLSALGGILTAARHVYVQSHPNFSCGFDALQPIVDGLPPAHWLPGVFKVAGLCETPYPPIFGISLPGWSLIGFVVAFVALAFSLWRNRRAR; encoded by the coding sequence ATGATCATCGACAACGTTACATTGCGCCGCGAGCGCAGTCTGCTCGTACTACTCGGTCTCGTCTGTCTCGCGCTTGTGGGGGGCGCGCTGTACCTGCAGTTCGTCGAGCACGAAGATCCTTGCCCGTTGTGCATCATCCAGCGCTATTTCTATCTGCTGATCGCGATCTTCGCGTTTCTCGGCGCGCGATTCCGCGGCTGGACGGGCGTCAGGCTGCTCGAAGTGCTCGCGGTTTTGTCGGCGCTCGGCGGAATTCTGACGGCCGCCCGGCACGTGTATGTGCAGTCGCATCCGAACTTCAGTTGTGGGTTCGACGCGTTGCAGCCGATCGTCGACGGTCTGCCTCCCGCTCACTGGCTGCCGGGTGTGTTCAAGGTCGCAGGTCTGTGCGAAACGCCGTATCCGCCGATTTTTGGCATTTCTCTGCCAGGCTGGTCGCTGATTGGGTTCGTTGTTGCGTTTGTCGCGCTGGCGTTTAGTCTGTGGCGGAATCGCCGCGCGCGGTAA
- a CDS encoding amidase yields MTTATSPAASPDSTPFPPLAQLAADLAAGRTTSRALVEAALERIADPTGQGAAVFMQVDADNARATADAHDRLRAAGTVLSPLAGIPVSVKDLFDIEGQVTRAGSKVLAGAAPATSDAPAVARLKRAGAVIVGRTNMSEFAFSGLGLNPHYGHPLSPYRRGVKGDERVSGGSSSGAAASVADGMAAVALGSDTGGSLRIPAALCGLTGFKPTADRVPKQGGVPLSPTLDAFGPIGATVACCALVDRILAGLEPVVPAARPLEGVRLGVLNHYVTDDIEPEVAQAYDAALKHLEAAGAIVSDVRFAPLDRLATINRFGFSPIEAYAWHRPLLEAQRDAYDPRVLTRILKGQPATAADYLDLLAERAAVLAEARTMWQRFDAVVAPTVPIVPPRVAGLVDDDEAFFRANGLVLRNPSAFNFLDACAISLPCHPRGGAPVGLMLAAAPHADDSLLGIGRAVEAVLNTIR; encoded by the coding sequence ATGACCACCGCCACGTCACCCGCCGCGTCACCCGATTCAACGCCCTTCCCGCCGCTCGCCCAGCTCGCCGCCGATCTCGCTGCTGGCCGCACCACCAGCCGCGCGCTCGTCGAAGCGGCGCTGGAACGCATCGCCGATCCCACCGGCCAGGGCGCGGCCGTCTTCATGCAGGTCGACGCCGACAACGCCCGCGCCACGGCCGATGCGCACGACCGCCTGCGCGCAGCGGGCACCGTGCTATCGCCGCTCGCGGGCATTCCCGTGTCGGTGAAGGACCTGTTCGACATCGAAGGCCAGGTGACGCGCGCCGGCTCGAAAGTGCTCGCGGGCGCCGCGCCCGCCACGTCCGACGCCCCCGCCGTCGCGCGGCTCAAGCGCGCGGGCGCGGTGATCGTCGGACGCACGAACATGAGCGAGTTCGCGTTCTCCGGCCTCGGCCTCAACCCGCACTACGGCCACCCGCTGTCGCCTTACCGGCGCGGCGTGAAGGGCGACGAGCGGGTGTCGGGCGGATCGTCGTCGGGCGCAGCGGCGTCGGTGGCGGACGGCATGGCGGCCGTCGCGCTCGGCAGCGACACGGGCGGCTCGCTGCGCATTCCCGCCGCGCTATGCGGCCTGACAGGCTTCAAGCCGACCGCCGACCGCGTGCCGAAGCAAGGCGGCGTGCCGCTCTCGCCGACGCTCGACGCCTTCGGCCCGATCGGCGCGACGGTCGCGTGCTGCGCGCTGGTCGACCGGATTCTCGCCGGGCTGGAGCCCGTCGTTCCCGCCGCCCGTCCGCTCGAAGGCGTACGGCTGGGCGTGCTGAATCACTATGTCACGGACGATATCGAGCCAGAAGTCGCACAGGCCTACGACGCCGCGCTCAAGCATCTGGAGGCGGCGGGCGCGATCGTCAGCGACGTGCGGTTCGCGCCGCTCGACCGGCTCGCCACGATCAACCGCTTTGGCTTTTCCCCGATCGAAGCCTACGCGTGGCACCGGCCGCTGCTCGAAGCCCAGCGCGACGCGTACGATCCGCGCGTGCTCACGCGCATCCTGAAGGGCCAGCCGGCGACAGCCGCCGACTATCTCGACCTGCTCGCCGAACGCGCCGCCGTGCTGGCCGAGGCGCGCACGATGTGGCAGCGCTTCGACGCCGTCGTCGCGCCGACGGTGCCGATCGTGCCGCCGCGTGTAGCCGGTCTGGTCGATGACGACGAGGCGTTCTTCCGCGCCAATGGCCTCGTGCTGCGCAACCCGAGCGCGTTCAATTTCCTCGACGCGTGCGCGATCTCGCTGCCCTGTCATCCGCGCGGCGGCGCGCCTGTCGGGCTGATGCTGGCCGCCGCGCCGCACGCGGACGACTCGCTGCTGGGAATAGGACGGGCCGTCGAAGCGGTACTGAATACGATTCGCTGA
- a CDS encoding cation:proton antiporter, which produces MHHGIGFIQDLAVVMALAGVVTVLFHRLKQPVVLGYIAAGVIIGPYTPPFQLIHDEQTIQTLGELGVVFLMFSLGLEFSLRKLFKVGATAIVAALSEIVLMLWIGYEIGSAFGWSSMDSLFLGAILAISSTTIIVKALSELGLKRESFAQLVFGILIVEDILAIAMLVLLSGIAQTGELSAGVAFVTLGKLLLFMTVSLVVGILVVPRALNYVAKSQSDEMLLVSVLGFCFAFCLLVVKLDYSIALGAFLIGAIMAESRHLHRIEHLIAPLRDAFSAIFFVTIGLMLNLAVLVDYAWPIAVITVAVILGKIVSCGLGTFLAGKDGRTAMRVGMTVSQIGEFSFIIASLGLTLKVTSAFLYPIAVAVSALTTLFTPYLIRAADPLTQRLGRAMPRTVANVFGMYGQWLGSLRPASGEPTVFGLTRRIILQIAVNLAIVAAIFLGASYGAPYGSGFIEKWLPSEPMQRVLLWGAALLVSLPFLVAVYRKTKSLALLLAEISVQPAKAGRFTSAIRYAISDLVPVVSMLGVFLLVAALSSTILPPTGLLVAVLVVAALLLALLWRWCVRIHATMQIALRETFDEQPDP; this is translated from the coding sequence ATGCACCACGGTATCGGCTTCATTCAGGATCTGGCAGTCGTAATGGCGCTTGCCGGCGTCGTTACCGTGCTGTTCCATCGCCTGAAACAGCCGGTGGTGCTCGGCTATATCGCGGCGGGCGTGATCATCGGGCCGTACACGCCGCCGTTCCAGCTGATCCACGACGAGCAGACCATCCAGACGCTCGGCGAACTCGGCGTCGTGTTCCTGATGTTTTCGCTCGGTCTGGAATTCAGTCTGCGCAAGCTCTTCAAGGTCGGCGCGACGGCCATCGTCGCCGCGCTGTCGGAGATCGTGCTGATGCTGTGGATCGGTTACGAGATCGGCAGCGCGTTCGGCTGGAGTTCGATGGATTCGCTGTTTCTCGGCGCGATCCTCGCTATTTCGTCGACCACCATCATCGTCAAGGCGCTCTCCGAACTGGGCCTCAAGCGTGAGAGCTTCGCGCAACTGGTGTTCGGCATTCTGATCGTCGAGGACATTCTCGCCATCGCGATGCTGGTGCTGCTGTCGGGTATCGCTCAGACGGGCGAGTTGTCGGCGGGCGTCGCGTTCGTCACGCTCGGCAAACTGCTGCTGTTCATGACGGTGTCGCTGGTGGTCGGCATTCTCGTCGTGCCGCGCGCGCTCAACTACGTCGCGAAGTCGCAGAGTGACGAGATGCTGCTCGTCTCCGTGCTCGGCTTCTGCTTTGCGTTCTGTCTGCTGGTCGTCAAGCTCGATTACAGCATCGCGCTCGGCGCGTTCCTGATCGGCGCGATCATGGCCGAGTCGCGTCACCTGCACCGTATCGAGCATCTGATCGCGCCGCTGCGTGACGCGTTTTCGGCGATCTTCTTCGTGACCATCGGGCTGATGCTCAACCTGGCCGTGCTGGTCGACTACGCGTGGCCGATCGCCGTCATCACGGTTGCCGTGATTCTCGGCAAGATCGTCTCGTGCGGGCTCGGCACGTTCCTCGCGGGCAAGGACGGGCGCACGGCGATGCGCGTCGGCATGACGGTGTCGCAGATCGGCGAGTTCTCGTTCATCATCGCGTCGCTCGGCCTCACGCTGAAGGTGACGAGCGCGTTCCTCTATCCGATTGCCGTTGCCGTCTCCGCGCTCACCACGCTTTTCACGCCCTATCTGATCCGCGCCGCCGACCCGCTCACGCAGCGCCTCGGCCGCGCGATGCCGCGCACCGTCGCCAACGTGTTCGGCATGTACGGGCAGTGGCTCGGCAGTCTGCGGCCGGCTTCGGGCGAGCCAACCGTGTTCGGCCTCACGCGTCGGATCATTCTGCAGATCGCGGTCAATCTCGCGATCGTCGCGGCAATTTTTCTGGGTGCGTCTTATGGAGCGCCTTACGGGAGTGGATTCATTGAGAAATGGCTGCCGTCCGAGCCGATGCAGCGCGTCTTGCTGTGGGGCGCGGCGCTGCTCGTCTCGCTACCGTTTCTTGTCGCGGTCTACCGGAAGACCAAGTCGCTTGCGCTGTTGCTGGCCGAAATCAGCGTTCAGCCGGCGAAGGCCGGGCGCTTCACGAGCGCGATCCGCTACGCCATTTCGGACCTCGTACCTGTCGTTTCGATGCTAGGCGTGTTTCTGCTCGTCGCAGCGCTGTCGAGCACGATCCTGCCGCCGACGGGCCTGCTCGTCGCCGTGCTGGTCGTCGCCGCGCTGCTGCTGGCGCTGCTGTGGCGCTGGTGCGTGCGGATTCACGCGACGATGCAGATCGCGCTGCGCGAAACCTTCGACGAGCAGCCCGATCCATGA
- a CDS encoding type 1 glutamine amidotransferase: MSENNSDNAGTPGTPSPSMSQSGAAGSPSSPAPSSTPSAPTPTPTPAREAKEAASTDSPESASNVTAESAAAAQRRDAEQARTSAAQAAAQQEAAARVQSVVSNAERAAATAASANPPAANAASGTTSGAADAAAKAPAGGEPDGTLGASAKKDGAPPPGFGSAPDFSASNPPPASAYPPGPPAYLKHNDSAWSVFGRVIAAHARQIFDRAGRRITQRTLRIGVSARIFHPEPGAKGLRGKTLQYLEESIAHWVMSRDVLVFMIPTVGHQGMLHPSNIRLRDYAKHLDGLLLQGGADVSPQSYAEVATRPEWPGDRVRDMYELELLHEFVESGKPVLGVCRGCQLINVAFGGTLYQDIATDVPTAGVHVNEHYDQHRHSIHFPEGSTLVNMFPGRREAIVNSIHHQAVNQLGRDLNIEAVSGTDGIIEAVRYRRAPFVMGVQWHPEFHRAGGPELLDCTPLLDTFLRVARETRF, translated from the coding sequence ATGAGCGAGAACAACTCCGATAACGCTGGCACACCCGGCACACCTTCTCCTTCGATGAGCCAATCCGGCGCAGCCGGGTCGCCATCGTCACCGGCGCCTTCATCGACTCCCTCGGCGCCGACGCCGACGCCCACTCCAGCACGGGAAGCCAAAGAAGCGGCTTCCACCGATTCCCCCGAAAGCGCCTCCAACGTGACGGCCGAGAGCGCGGCCGCCGCGCAGCGACGCGACGCCGAACAGGCACGCACGAGCGCTGCGCAGGCTGCCGCGCAACAGGAAGCGGCGGCGCGGGTCCAATCGGTCGTATCGAACGCGGAACGGGCGGCGGCGACGGCGGCGTCGGCGAACCCGCCAGCCGCGAACGCTGCGTCAGGCACGACGTCCGGTGCGGCGGACGCGGCGGCTAAGGCGCCTGCGGGCGGCGAGCCGGACGGCACGCTCGGCGCGTCGGCCAAAAAAGACGGCGCGCCGCCGCCGGGCTTCGGCTCGGCACCGGATTTCAGCGCATCCAATCCGCCACCCGCGAGCGCCTATCCGCCGGGACCGCCTGCCTATCTGAAGCACAACGATTCGGCGTGGTCCGTGTTCGGACGGGTCATTGCGGCGCACGCGCGGCAGATTTTCGACCGCGCGGGCCGCAGGATCACACAGCGGACGTTGCGCATTGGCGTGTCGGCGCGGATCTTTCACCCGGAGCCGGGTGCGAAAGGGCTGCGCGGGAAGACGCTGCAGTATCTGGAAGAGTCGATCGCGCACTGGGTGATGTCGCGCGACGTGCTCGTCTTCATGATTCCGACGGTCGGCCATCAGGGGATGCTGCACCCGAGCAACATCCGCCTGCGCGACTATGCGAAGCATCTGGACGGTCTGCTGCTGCAAGGCGGCGCCGACGTGTCGCCGCAGTCGTACGCCGAGGTGGCGACGCGTCCCGAATGGCCCGGCGATCGCGTGCGCGACATGTACGAACTCGAGCTGCTGCACGAGTTCGTCGAGTCGGGCAAGCCCGTGCTCGGCGTGTGCCGAGGCTGCCAGCTGATCAACGTCGCGTTCGGCGGCACGCTGTATCAGGACATCGCGACGGATGTGCCGACGGCGGGCGTCCACGTCAACGAGCATTACGACCAGCATCGACATTCGATTCATTTCCCCGAAGGCTCGACGCTCGTCAACATGTTCCCCGGCCGGCGCGAGGCGATCGTCAACTCGATCCACCACCAGGCGGTCAACCAGCTGGGACGCGATCTGAACATCGAGGCAGTGTCGGGGACGGACGGCATCATCGAAGCCGTGCGCTACCGGCGCGCGCCGTTCGTGATGGGCGTGCAGTGGCACCCTGAGTTCCACCGCGCGGGCGGTCCCGAACTGCTCGATTGCACGCCGTTGCTCGATACGTTCCTGCGGGTCGCGCGCGAAACGCGTTTCTGA